AAGCGGTCAGGGACACGTTGTTGCTTGCGATCCCTTATAAAAAGCTTTGTCATGTGGATTGCAAAGGGCTGTGTCCCCACTGCGGTGCAAATCTCAACCTGACGCAATGCACCTGCGGAGACAACTATCGTGATCCGCGCTGGGAAGCGCTGAGCAAGCTCAAGTTCGATTAACCCTAACCCAATAGAGGAAACGATGCCGAATCCGAAACGTAGACATTCGCATTCCCGACAAGGAAAACGGCGTGCGAATTGGCGGGCCGAAGTGCCGACCGTTGTCGAGTGCTCGAACTGCCATCAACCCAAGTTGCCGCACCGCGCATGTCCGAACTGCGGTTACTACAAAGGCCGTTCGATCTTTTTACCCCGCGAGTCCTAATCTTTTTCCGCCTGCCGCAGGCCAACTCTGTCCGATTTTTCATGTAAAACAGCTTTTTAGATCGGAGATTGCGTGATTAGGATCGCATTGGATGCCATGGGGGGAGATAACGCGCCGCACGATGCCGTCCATGGAGGTGTAGAGGCGGCGCGCGCTTCCAAAGGGCGATTTGAAATCGTCCTTGTCGGCGACAAGGATGTTGTGCAAAGAGAACTGAATCGTCATTTTCATATTCATGATTTGCCGATCTCCGTGGTTCATGCTTCGGAAGTCGTCGGCATGGATGAACAGCCTTCCGTGGCGCTGAAAAAAGGCGACTCCTCCATTGCCGTAGCCATGAACCTTCACGCCAAGCGCCAAGTCAGCGGTGTGGTCAGCGCCGGAAATACCGGCGCCGTAATGGCCGCGGCATTGTTCGGTCTGAAGCGCATCAAAGGGATTCGCCGGCCTGCAATCGGTCAACTTCTTCCCACCCAAGAGGGGCGAAAAGTACTGCTGCTCGACGTGGGCGCCAATGTCGACAGTCGGCCGGAGGACCTGGTGCAGTTCGGCATCATGGGCAGCATCTATATGGCAAAGCTGTTCAATATCGACCGGCCGCGCGTCGGTCTGCTGAACATCGGCCATGAAGAGGGCAAAGGCAACGAATTGGCGCTGAAAGCCTATCAATTATTCAAACAGTGCGACTGCAATTTCATCGGCAATGTCGAAGGCAGCGACATTACCCGCGGTGTAACCGACGTCGTGGTGTGTGACGGCTTTGTCGGCAACATTGTGCTCAAGGCCGCCGAGAGCATGCACGGACTCTTTAAAATGAATATGCGTCGGTTGGTGAAAAAGTATCTTTTTTCCCAGATCGGCGCAGTACTGATGAAACCGACGCTCGAGGGCATTCGCAAGGTTTTCGATTATCAGGAATACGGCGGTGCACCGCTTTTGGGCGTACAAGGCTGCTGCGTGATTGCGCACGGCAAATCGACCCCCCGCGCCATAAAAAATGCCGTTTTGGCTGCCTACAAGTTCATAACGGAAGATGTTAACGGCAAGATCGAAGCTGAATTTGCTTTAAAACTGCAGAAAGAGTGACGCATCTGGTTGCAACGAAAGAATCTTTATGATCAATAAACCTTTTTCTCGTATCGTCGGAACCGGCATGGCGCTGCCGAAAAAGATTTTAACCAACGCCGATCTGGAAAAGATGGTCGATACGAGCGACGAATGGATCAAGACGAGAACCGGCATCGAGACGAGATATATTGCGGCGCCCGATCAATTCACCTCTGATCTGGCGACCGAGGCGGCGCTCAACGCCCTTGCAGATGCCCGTCTGGCTCCCGAAGACCTCGATGTCATTATTTTAGCCACCATCACCGGAGACATCGGCTTCCCGGCAACGGCGGTCTTTGTGCAGAAAAACATCGGCGCCGTCAATGCAGCGGCTTTCGATATTCAGGCAGCCTGCACCGGTTTTATTTACGCTCTGGAACTGGGCGACGCTCTGATCGCCGCAAAAAAAGCGCGCAACGTTTTGATCATCGGCGCCGAGTCGCTTTCGCGCGTAACCGATTATACCGATCGCAATACCTGCGTTCTATTCGGCGACGGCGGCGGGGCCGTCGTCCTGCAGCCTGCGGTGGATGAACACGGCATACTGGCCGTCTATATCCGCAGCGACGGCCGCCTGGCCGATCTTCTCAAATTGGACGGTCTCGGCACGAAACATCCGCCGACGCCGGAAAATTACGAAAAAAAGCTGCATTTCATCCGCATGGAGGGCAAAGAGGTGTTCAAAAACGCCGTTACTTCGATGGGCGATGCAGCCGAGCTGATCCTCGAGCGCGCGGGCTTGACTACGGATGACGTCGATCTGCTCATCCCCCATCAAGCCAATATCCGTATCATCGACGCAACGGCTAAGCGCATCAAACTGCCGCCGGAAAAGGTCTTTGTCAACGTCAATCGTTACGGCAATACTTCGGCGGCGTCGATTCCGATTGCAATGGATGAGGCGCGGCGACAAGGCCGCATCAAGCCGGGCGATGATGTGGTGCTGGTTGCATTCGGCGGCGGATTGACGTGGGGATCCGCTGCCATCCGTTTTTAACCCAAGCCGAAAGCCGAATCCGTTATGTCGACAGCGCAAAAAATCGCTTTTCTCTTTCCAGGACAGGGCTCCCAGTATGTCGGTATGGGGAAAGACCTGTTCGACGCTATTGAATCCGTTCGTCAACGGTTCCGTACGGCTGAAGAGATTTTGGGCTTTGAGCTGTCGGATATCTGCTTTAACGGTCCGGACGAAAGACTGGCGCAGACGCGCTATACCCAACCGGCAATTTTCGTTCACAGTTTTGTCGTCTTTGAACTTTTGCGGGAAAAAGGCATCGAACCTGTGTTTGTTGCCGGTCACAGTTTGGGCGAATACACGGCGCTGGCAGCTGCCGGCGTTTTTTCCTTCGAAGAAGGGCTCAAACTCGTAAAGCAGCGCGCAGGGTTGATGCAGGCGGCCGGCGAAGAAGCCAAAGGCGCGATGGCGGCGATCATCGGTCTGGAAAAGAGCCGGGTGGAGGATATCTGCCGTACCGCATCCGCAGAAGGGACCATCATCGCCGCGAATTTCAATGCTCCGGATCAAATCGTCGTTTCAGGCACGGAAGCGGCAGTGATGAAAGCGATCAACCTCGCCGAAGCCGCCGGTGCCAAGCGGGCCGTCAGGCTCAATGTCGGCGGCGCCTTTCATTCTCCTTTGATGCGTTCGGCGCTGAGGCCTCTCAGTCAAGTTGTCCAAACGATCGAGTTCCGCACGCCGACGGTCCCCGTATTCAGCAACGTCAGCGGGAGGCCGTCTACAGACCCCGGGCAGCTGAAAACGGCATTGATCGAACAGCTGTGCAGTCCCGTGCAGTGGGTTGAAACCATTCAGCAGATGCAGGCAAACGGTGCGGAACGCTTTATAGAGGTCGGGCCGGGAAAGGTCTTGAGCGGTTTGGTGCGTCGAATCGACCGCTCGCTGAACGTCCTTTCTATCGGTACCGTTGAACAATTGACGCTTTTGGAGGAAGGCAATTGATTTCGTTGGAAGGCAAGACAGCCGTCGTTACGGGAGCGGCCAGGGGCATCGGCGCCGCCATCGCCGAGGCGTTGGCTGCCGCAGGATGCAGCGTCGTCGTTTCCGATATCGATTTGACGACTGCCGAAGCAACGGCCGAAACCATACGCAGCCGCGGGGGCAGAGCGATCGCGTGCAAAACCGACGTCTCGGTGCCCGAGCAGGCAGAGGAACTGATTTCGGCAGCAATTCGAGAATTCGGCCGTCTCGATATTTTGGTCAATAACGCCGGCATTACCCGAGATAACTTGATTATGCGCATGAGCGAGGAGGAATGGGACCTGGTCCTGCGCGTTAATTTAAAAGGCGTTTTCAACTGCATTAAAGCGGCCTCAAGACCCATGTTGAAACAGCGTTCCGGCAAGATCATCAACATTGCGTCGGTGGTGGGAGTCATGGGCAACGCCGGTCAAGCAAACTATTCCGCCTCAAAAGGCGGGGTGATTGCTCTGACCAAATCGGCGGCAAAGGAGTTTGGTTCGCGCAACATTCAGGTCAACGCCGTTGCGCCCGGCTATATTGAAACCGATATGACGCGCGGCCTGCCGGAATCGGCAAAGCAGAGCTTTTTAAACTTGATTCCCTTGCAGAGAGCCGGACAGCCCAAAGACGTCGCCGATGTGGTTCTCTTTTTAGCATCGCCGTTGTCCGATTATGTGACCGGCCAAGTCCTGCACGTCGACGGTGGTATGGTCATGTAGGGAGTTACGGTCTGTAGAATTCAAACCATAATAATCTCAATATCCAGGAGGTAGAAACATGTCAGCTGTGGAAGAGCGAGTCAAACAAATAATCGTCGACCAATTGGGTGTCGATGCCTCGCAGGTAACGGAAGACGCTTCTTTTATCGATGACCTCGGCGCCGATTCTTTAGATACCGTCGAGCTGGTGATGGCCTTTGAGGAAGAGTTCGGCATCGAAATTCCCGACGAAGAAGCGGAAAAGCTGCAGACAGTCGGTGATGCGTTAAGATATTTGCGCAGCAAAAATCTTGGCTGACCCGATTTCATCTTACAGAGGCGGCGTCAGCCGCCTCTAACTTTACCGCAAACCATTCCGCAATTGTTTTCTGCAAACCGAACCAGCAGCCCAAATCGGAAGAGTTGACCCTTTTATCAGGTGAGATATGAAAATGAACCGGGTGGTTGTCACAGGCATGGGGGTGTTTACGCCGGTCGGTAACGATCTGCAGACCTTTTGGAACAATCTTGTCGAAGGGAAAAGCGGCATCGGGCCGATCACCCAAATCGACGCTTCGAATCATGCGACCAAAATCGCGGGGGAAGTCAAAAATTTTGATCCGAACGAGTATCTCGACCGTAAAGAGGTCCGGCACATGGATCGATTTACGCAGCTGGCGCTTGCAGCTGCCGACCAGGCGGTCAAAGATTCGGGCATTCGCTTCGAAGACACCGACACGGAGCAGTTCGGCGTCATTGTCGCTTCCGGCATAGGCGGCATGAAGACGTTTGAAGATCAAATCAAGCTGTACCTTGCAGGCGGCCCGCGCAAGGTCAGTCCTTTCTTTATCCCAATGCTGATTGCCGACATCACTCCCGGTCACATTTCGATCCGCTACGGTTTAAAGGGCATTAATTACTGTACGGTTTCGGCCTGTGCTTCGGCTTCACACGCCATCGGCGAGGCTTTTCACGCTATTCGCAGCGGTATGGCGATCGGCATGATCACCGGCGGCAGCGAAACGCCGATTACCGAAATGGGATTGGCGGGTTTCAATGCGCTCAAAGCGCTCTCGACGCGAAACGATGAGCCGGAAAAAGCCAGCCGGCCGTTCGACAGCGACCGCGACGGATTTGTCATGAGCGAAGGCGCCGCCATTCTGGTTTTGGAAGAGCTGGAACATGCCAAGCGGCGCGGCGCCAAGATCTATGCGGAAATCGTCGGTGCCGCTTACACCGCCGATGCTTATCACATTACCGCGCCGGTCCCCGGCGGCGACGGCGCAAAAAGAGCCATGCTGTCGGCGCTCAAAGACGCAGGCCTTGCGCCCGAACAGGTGGATTACATTAATGCCCACGGAACTTCAACGCCTTTTAACGACAAGGTCGAGACCGAAGCCATCAAAGCCGCTTTCGGCGACCTGGCTTATCGGATCAAGATCAGCTCAACCAAATCAATGATCGGTCACTTGCTCGGCGCCTCGGGCGCTGCCGAAGCCGTCGCCACAATCATGACCCTTTATACCGGTACCATTCACCCGACTATCAATCTTGAAAAGCCGGATCCCGAGTGCGACCTCGATTACACTCCCAATAAAGCCGTCAAAAAGGATGTGCAGGTCGCTCTTTCCAACTCGTTCGGATTCGGCGGGCATAACGTCTGCCTGGCTTTCAAAAAATATTCAGATTGACATTGCATGAATCGTCTGTTCTCCAGGCTGCTTGAAAGGCTCGGACTATATCGCCTTCCGCATAAAAATTGGAAGGATCTGGAGAAGCGTCTGGGTTATCGCTTCAAAAATAAGGAGCTTTTGCACCAGGCACTTAAACACCGCTCGTACCTCGTACAAAGCGGAGAGCACCGCAACGCCTCCAATGAACGGCTCGAGTTTTTGGGCGATGCCGTGCTCGGTTTTCTCATTACCGATTACCTCTATCGCGAATATCCGGATGAAGCAGAGGGGACATTGACGAATTACAAGTCTCTGCTCGTCAGCGGTACCACGCTCAGCGAGTTTGCTTCCGAGTTAAAGCTGGGCGACTTTATCCTCCTAAACGACGCCGAAAGTCGATCCGGCGGCAGAACCCGAACCTCAATTCTCTCCGATGCCTTTGAATCTCTCATCGGCGCCCTCTATCTCGACGGCGGCCTTGAGGAGGCGCGCAAATTCGTTCTTAACCGCATCACCGGTCGCCTGGATTCTCTTCTCGAAGAAGGAAAACTGCGCAACAGCAAGAGCCTCCTGCAGGAGCTTGCACAGCATTCGAATTGGTCCGGTCCCTTTTATCAGGTGGAAGAGGAGAGCGGACCCGATCATCAAAAGATCTATACCGTTTCGGTTACCGTAAACGGTAGAAAGATGGGGATAGGCAAGGGATCTTCAAAAAAGCGGGCGGAACAGAACGCGGCTGCCGAGGCGCTTCGAAGGCTGAATATTTCCTAATTGCTCCTTCCTGGGAAAATCCTTTGTTCTTCAAACAAAATAGTTTAAATTCCGCAAAAACGGTTTTGCTTTGGATGCATTCGTTACCATTGCGTCTCCCTGCGAAGCTGAATTGAAGGAAAAAGGCAGCCGTTTTTTGGCTTATGCCGCGCCCGTCGCTTCGCGCGAGGAAGCCGAACGGCTGATGGAAGGGATTCGCAGGATCCACTTTGATGCCTCGCACCATTGCTATGCCTATCGCATCGGCATCGGCAGTAAGGAAGTGACGCGAGCCGTTGATGACGGCGAACCGGCAGGCAGCGCCGGCAAGCCCATCCTCTCCGTCATCCAGGGTGAAGATCTGACCAACGTTCTCGTGGCGGTTACGCGATGGTTCGGCGGCATCAAGCTGGGAGTCGGCGGCTTGGCGCGTGCCTATGCAGAGTCGACAAAAAGAGTGCTGGAGTTGTGCCAAAGAATAACCTGCTACGAAACGACTGTTTTAGAGATCGAATTTCCTTATCAAAAGTTAAGCCCGATATTAAAAGTTGTTGAACAGTTTACGGCATCAGTCATCAGCACGAATTATGCGGATACCGTGCGCCTCTATGCGAAGATTCGGCGATCTCGGGCTGAGTCTTTTATTGCCGCACTGCAGAACGCTGCCGCAGGCCGGATAAAAATAGAAATGCAGTAGAAAGAATTCTATGGCATTGGCACTCTTTATTTTGACGTTTATTTTGAGCGCTTTTTTTTCCGGATCCGAAACCGCATACATTGCCGCCAATCGCCTCAAGCTGCACGTTCACCGACATCGAACCGGTAAAGATGCTTGCCAGGATCCAATGCGGGCCGATCAAAGGTTTTTGGCTGCAACGCTCGTCGGCAACAACATCGTCAACACGGCCTGCGCTTCTCTGGCTGTCTATTTATTTGCCTCCCATATTGATAACACTCTTTTGGTACTGAGCACGACGGCGTTTCTGCTGCTCTTTGGAGAAATTTTGCCCAAATCCGTTGCAGTTCAGCTGCCGAATGCCGTCATTCGTCCGGCCGTCCGTTTTATCAACGTCTATTATTTGCTTTTTTTTCCCTTTATACGCCTGGCCGAGGCGGCAACGAGCCTGATCAACCTTTTGCTGCATCATGAGAAAAAGACCTATCATCTTTTTTCGGCCGAAGACCTGCCGCTGCTGGTGAGGGAATACGGCGCCGCCGACATTGTCAAGCCGCATCATCTGCAGCTCTTGGGACGTGCGCTGAAAATACGCGACCATCAATTATGGGATGTTATGGTTCCCCGCACGGAAATTGTGGGAGTGGATTGGGATGATCCGCCGCAGACCGTGCGGGAGGTTTTTCTCAACAGTGGTTACTCGCGGCTGCCGGTGTTCGTCGGTGAGATAGACAATATTATCGGCTTTTATTACGTTAAAGATTTATTCAACTCTCCCCCGGACAAGCTGCCGCCGCTGCGCGAACCTCTCTTCCTGCCGGCTTCTCTCCATGTTTTGGAAGCCATGCGCCGCATGAAGGAAAAAAAAGTTACGGCTGCCGTTGCGGTAGATGAATATGTCGGCACCATCGGCCTGGTGACTATGGAGGACATTGTTGAAAAGCTCGTCGGCGCCATTAACGACGAGTTTGACCATCCCATCACCGGCGTGAAGGTCATGGACAACCGCATATTGATCGTGGAGGGTAAAACGCCGTTGGAAGAGTTGCGGGACCTTTACAAAATAGACCTGCCCGAGGGTGACTATGT
The candidate division KSB1 bacterium DNA segment above includes these coding regions:
- the plsX gene encoding phosphate acyltransferase PlsX, producing the protein MIRIALDAMGGDNAPHDAVHGGVEAARASKGRFEIVLVGDKDVVQRELNRHFHIHDLPISVVHASEVVGMDEQPSVALKKGDSSIAVAMNLHAKRQVSGVVSAGNTGAVMAAALFGLKRIKGIRRPAIGQLLPTQEGRKVLLLDVGANVDSRPEDLVQFGIMGSIYMAKLFNIDRPRVGLLNIGHEEGKGNELALKAYQLFKQCDCNFIGNVEGSDITRGVTDVVVCDGFVGNIVLKAAESMHGLFKMNMRRLVKKYLFSQIGAVLMKPTLEGIRKVFDYQEYGGAPLLGVQGCCVIAHGKSTPRAIKNAVLAAYKFITEDVNGKIEAEFALKLQKE
- the fabG gene encoding 3-oxoacyl-[acyl-carrier-protein] reductase; this translates as MISLEGKTAVVTGAARGIGAAIAEALAAAGCSVVVSDIDLTTAEATAETIRSRGGRAIACKTDVSVPEQAEELISAAIREFGRLDILVNNAGITRDNLIMRMSEEEWDLVLRVNLKGVFNCIKAASRPMLKQRSGKIINIASVVGVMGNAGQANYSASKGGVIALTKSAAKEFGSRNIQVNAVAPGYIETDMTRGLPESAKQSFLNLIPLQRAGQPKDVADVVLFLASPLSDYVTGQVLHVDGGMVM
- a CDS encoding hemolysin family protein, with product MALALFILTFILSAFFSGSETAYIAANRLKLHVHRHRTGKDACQDPMRADQRFLAATLVGNNIVNTACASLAVYLFASHIDNTLLVLSTTAFLLLFGEILPKSVAVQLPNAVIRPAVRFINVYYLLFFPFIRLAEAATSLINLLLHHEKKTYHLFSAEDLPLLVREYGAADIVKPHHLQLLGRALKIRDHQLWDVMVPRTEIVGVDWDDPPQTVREVFLNSGYSRLPVFVGEIDNIIGFYYVKDLFNSPPDKLPPLREPLFLPASLHVLEAMRRMKEKKVTAAVAVDEYVGTIGLVTMEDIVEKLVGAINDEFDHPITGVKVMDNRILIVEGKTPLEELRDLYKIDLPEGDYVTFNGFLINHLERVPQKGEKLTVSKYQIEILDATPTKVLQVKITFPAEQGLNQS
- the fabF gene encoding beta-ketoacyl-ACP synthase II gives rise to the protein MKMNRVVVTGMGVFTPVGNDLQTFWNNLVEGKSGIGPITQIDASNHATKIAGEVKNFDPNEYLDRKEVRHMDRFTQLALAAADQAVKDSGIRFEDTDTEQFGVIVASGIGGMKTFEDQIKLYLAGGPRKVSPFFIPMLIADITPGHISIRYGLKGINYCTVSACASASHAIGEAFHAIRSGMAIGMITGGSETPITEMGLAGFNALKALSTRNDEPEKASRPFDSDRDGFVMSEGAAILVLEELEHAKRRGAKIYAEIVGAAYTADAYHITAPVPGGDGAKRAMLSALKDAGLAPEQVDYINAHGTSTPFNDKVETEAIKAAFGDLAYRIKISSTKSMIGHLLGASGAAEAVATIMTLYTGTIHPTINLEKPDPECDLDYTPNKAVKKDVQVALSNSFGFGGHNVCLAFKKYSD
- the rpmF gene encoding 50S ribosomal protein L32; protein product: MPNPKRRHSHSRQGKRRANWRAEVPTVVECSNCHQPKLPHRACPNCGYYKGRSIFLPRES
- a CDS encoding ketoacyl-ACP synthase III encodes the protein MINKPFSRIVGTGMALPKKILTNADLEKMVDTSDEWIKTRTGIETRYIAAPDQFTSDLATEAALNALADARLAPEDLDVIILATITGDIGFPATAVFVQKNIGAVNAAAFDIQAACTGFIYALELGDALIAAKKARNVLIIGAESLSRVTDYTDRNTCVLFGDGGGAVVLQPAVDEHGILAVYIRSDGRLADLLKLDGLGTKHPPTPENYEKKLHFIRMEGKEVFKNAVTSMGDAAELILERAGLTTDDVDLLIPHQANIRIIDATAKRIKLPPEKVFVNVNRYGNTSAASIPIAMDEARRQGRIKPGDDVVLVAFGGGLTWGSAAIRF
- a CDS encoding acyl carrier protein; translation: MSAVEERVKQIIVDQLGVDASQVTEDASFIDDLGADSLDTVELVMAFEEEFGIEIPDEEAEKLQTVGDALRYLRSKNLG
- the fabD gene encoding ACP S-malonyltransferase; the protein is MSTAQKIAFLFPGQGSQYVGMGKDLFDAIESVRQRFRTAEEILGFELSDICFNGPDERLAQTRYTQPAIFVHSFVVFELLREKGIEPVFVAGHSLGEYTALAAAGVFSFEEGLKLVKQRAGLMQAAGEEAKGAMAAIIGLEKSRVEDICRTASAEGTIIAANFNAPDQIVVSGTEAAVMKAINLAEAAGAKRAVRLNVGGAFHSPLMRSALRPLSQVVQTIEFRTPTVPVFSNVSGRPSTDPGQLKTALIEQLCSPVQWVETIQQMQANGAERFIEVGPGKVLSGLVRRIDRSLNVLSIGTVEQLTLLEEGN
- the rnc gene encoding ribonuclease III, encoding MNRLFSRLLERLGLYRLPHKNWKDLEKRLGYRFKNKELLHQALKHRSYLVQSGEHRNASNERLEFLGDAVLGFLITDYLYREYPDEAEGTLTNYKSLLVSGTTLSEFASELKLGDFILLNDAESRSGGRTRTSILSDAFESLIGALYLDGGLEEARKFVLNRITGRLDSLLEEGKLRNSKSLLQELAQHSNWSGPFYQVEEESGPDHQKIYTVSVTVNGRKMGIGKGSSKKRAEQNAAAEALRRLNIS
- a CDS encoding IMPACT family protein, which encodes MKEKGSRFLAYAAPVASREEAERLMEGIRRIHFDASHHCYAYRIGIGSKEVTRAVDDGEPAGSAGKPILSVIQGEDLTNVLVAVTRWFGGIKLGVGGLARAYAESTKRVLELCQRITCYETTVLEIEFPYQKLSPILKVVEQFTASVISTNYADTVRLYAKIRRSRAESFIAALQNAAAGRIKIEMQ